A portion of the Malania oleifera isolate guangnan ecotype guangnan chromosome 3, ASM2987363v1, whole genome shotgun sequence genome contains these proteins:
- the LOC131151322 gene encoding secreted RxLR effector protein 161-like produces MENIPYASFVGSLMYAQTCTRPDISFAVGMLEEYQSNPKMEHWKAAKKVLRCLKGPRHYMLTYRKFDLLEVIGYSDSDFSGCVDSRKSTFGYLFLLDGRAIS; encoded by the coding sequence atggaaaatattccttATGCATCTTTTGTCGGAAGCTTAATGTATGCTCAAACCTGTACGAGACCAGACATTAGTTTTGCAGTTGGAATGCTCGAAGAATACCAAAGTAATCCTAaaatggagcattggaaagctgcaaagaaGGTTTTAAGATGCTTGAAAGGACCAAGACACTATATGCTCACGTATCGAAAGTTTGATCTGTTGGAGGTGATTGGTTACTCCGACTCAGATTTTTCTGGTTGTGTTGATAGTCGAAAGTCAACTTTTGGTTACTTGTTCCTATTAGATGGAAGAGCAATATCATGA